From Virgibacillus natechei, the proteins below share one genomic window:
- a CDS encoding DUF1659 domain-containing protein, whose product MAVADMISSTLRLVLYEGNDTITGDPIYKYKSFNNVKTEATPEQLLTIAQSISALQELSLYIIERRDNSELREAAGED is encoded by the coding sequence ATGGCAGTAGCAGATATGATCAGTTCGACGCTGCGTTTGGTCCTTTACGAAGGTAACGACACGATAACAGGCGATCCGATTTATAAGTACAAAAGCTTCAATAATGTCAAAACGGAAGCAACGCCTGAACAACTGTTAACAATCGCACAATCAATCTCAGCATTACAAGAGCTTTCCCTTTATATCATTGAACGCCGGGATAACTCCGAACTTAGAGAGGCCGCGGGCGAAGATTAA
- a CDS encoding LCP family protein, which produces MAKQRKHNRMFSIKKALLYSSVILIFLIGIGVGYAVYLFDRTSDTITESHEELGREDDRSSLRDDMVDPVEDNVSILFMGVDSSEHRGNDDHSLSDALLLATFNKEDSNVKLLSIPRDSYVRVPELGYHTKINHAHAFGGPSATIETVEEFLELPVDYFVRMNFEGFIEVVDSLDGIPFDVPYEFTESDSNDNRDAIHLYPGEQMLNGEEALALARTRDNDNDIERGKRQQEIMESIAKKATSASSVLKLDELITAVGSNMATNLNFSEIRSFFSYGLDEQFAIETVNLEGTGGYMEDGVWYYQVDEASRVQIQDELREHLNLPSINGVNDFAEDEVSYY; this is translated from the coding sequence ATGGCCAAACAGCGAAAGCACAATCGAATGTTTTCAATCAAAAAAGCACTTTTATATAGTAGTGTGATTCTCATTTTCCTTATTGGAATCGGTGTTGGTTATGCCGTTTATCTCTTTGATCGAACGTCCGATACGATAACCGAATCCCATGAGGAGCTAGGTCGTGAAGATGATCGGTCATCGCTCCGTGACGACATGGTCGATCCAGTGGAGGATAATGTTTCGATCCTTTTTATGGGCGTGGATAGTAGTGAACACCGTGGTAATGATGATCATAGTCTCTCGGACGCGTTGCTGCTCGCGACATTCAATAAAGAGGACAGTAACGTTAAATTATTGAGCATACCCAGAGATTCTTATGTACGTGTACCCGAATTAGGCTATCATACGAAAATTAACCATGCGCATGCGTTCGGTGGACCTAGTGCAACCATTGAAACGGTGGAAGAATTCTTGGAACTTCCTGTGGATTACTTCGTGCGGATGAATTTTGAAGGATTTATCGAAGTGGTTGACTCTTTAGATGGCATACCGTTTGATGTTCCCTATGAATTCACCGAATCGGACTCGAACGATAATAGGGACGCTATTCACTTATATCCTGGTGAGCAAATGTTAAATGGAGAAGAAGCATTGGCACTGGCCCGCACGCGAGATAATGACAATGACATCGAACGCGGGAAGCGACAGCAGGAAATAATGGAATCGATTGCCAAAAAAGCGACATCAGCGTCGTCCGTTCTAAAATTAGACGAATTAATCACAGCAGTCGGCTCCAATATGGCTACCAATTTGAATTTTAGTGAAATACGTAGCTTTTTTTCCTATGGTTTAGATGAACAATTCGCCATTGAAACGGTCAACCTCGAAGGTACTGGTGGCTATATGGAAGACGGCGTCTGGTATTATCAAGTCGATGAAGCAAGCAGGGTGCAAATTCAGGATGAACTTCGTGAGCATTTGAATTTACCTTCCATTAATGGAGTTAATGATTTCGCGGAGGATGAGGTATCCTATTACTAA
- the tagD gene encoding glycerol-3-phosphate cytidylyltransferase, protein MKKIITYGTFDFIHRGHINILRRAQDLGDHLIVGLSTDKFNMTKGKQAYHNYEDRKLIIDAISYVDQVIPEYTWDQKITDVITHDIDTFVMGDDWKGEFDFLKAYCEVVYLPRTKGISSSAIRNSRLHSRND, encoded by the coding sequence ATGAAGAAAATTATCACATATGGAACCTTTGACTTCATTCATAGGGGTCATATAAATATTCTTCGCCGCGCACAAGATTTGGGTGATCATTTAATTGTCGGCCTTTCTACTGATAAATTTAACATGACTAAAGGAAAACAGGCATATCATAATTATGAAGACAGAAAATTAATAATCGACGCTATTAGCTATGTGGACCAAGTTATCCCTGAATATACTTGGGATCAAAAAATCACAGATGTCATAACCCATGATATCGATACTTTCGTTATGGGTGATGATTGGAAAGGCGAATTCGACTTCTTAAAAGCTTATTGTGAAGTGGTTTACCTCCCTCGAACGAAAGGGATTTCCAGTTCAGCAATAAGAAATAGCAGGTTACATTCACGAAATGATTAA
- a CDS encoding LCP family protein has translation MDRHNPEQTRTVKRKRRRKIRKRAFFILIPLIALLGVSIYGGYLYIKADSVLSDSYEDDGRDKSALRDAQVDPTEDNVSILIMGIDENDTRDNAESALTDALMLATLNKEDNTVNIVSIPRDSYVHIPEVGYEDKINHAHSFGGTKATVETVENLLDIPVDYNVKVNFNGFVEIVDALDGIEVEVPYTFSESNSTDQGEDIHLVEGEQTLDGEEALALARTRKLDNDIERGKRQQDIITAMMDKAISVNSLLNYGDILDAVGDNMSTNLTFGEMKSFISYATNDNDLDIETHTLKGTDYQPGSTYYWQLDQFALGETQSMLKNHLDIAEPTTVEQKESENASGSDPY, from the coding sequence ATGGATAGGCATAATCCAGAACAAACTCGAACCGTTAAACGAAAACGTAGAAGAAAAATTCGTAAAAGAGCCTTTTTTATTCTCATACCATTAATAGCACTTTTAGGTGTATCCATTTACGGGGGGTACTTATATATTAAAGCAGATTCCGTATTATCCGATTCCTATGAAGATGATGGAAGAGATAAATCCGCTCTAAGAGATGCGCAAGTTGACCCCACCGAGGATAATGTCTCGATCCTCATTATGGGTATTGACGAGAATGATACACGAGACAATGCAGAAAGTGCACTTACCGATGCGCTTATGTTAGCAACACTCAATAAAGAAGACAATACCGTTAATATTGTCAGCATTCCCCGGGATTCTTATGTGCATATTCCAGAAGTTGGCTATGAAGACAAAATAAATCACGCACATTCATTTGGTGGAACAAAAGCAACCGTTGAAACCGTTGAAAATCTACTTGATATCCCAGTTGATTATAACGTCAAAGTGAACTTCAATGGGTTTGTTGAAATAGTTGATGCGCTAGATGGGATTGAAGTAGAAGTACCGTACACGTTCTCCGAATCCAATTCCACGGACCAAGGCGAAGATATTCATCTAGTAGAAGGTGAACAAACCTTAGACGGGGAAGAAGCTCTTGCATTGGCCCGTACAAGAAAGCTAGATAATGATATTGAGCGTGGGAAGAGACAGCAGGACATTATAACAGCCATGATGGATAAAGCAATTTCTGTAAATTCCTTATTAAATTATGGGGATATCCTTGACGCAGTTGGCGATAACATGTCTACGAATCTAACATTCGGTGAAATGAAAAGTTTTATTTCGTACGCAACAAATGATAATGACTTGGATATAGAAACACACACACTAAAAGGAACGGATTACCAACCAGGGTCCACGTATTACTGGCAACTCGATCAATTCGCACTAGGTGAAACCCAGTCCATGTTAAAAAATCATCTGGACATCGCAGAGCCTACAACAGTTGAACAAAAAGAAAGTGAAAATGCATCTGGTTCAGACCCGTATTAA
- a CDS encoding glycosyltransferase family 4 protein, with protein MWNISELVIAFIISCLATLLVTPLIIKLSNRLKVVDKPDNNRKSHNGEKPSMGGIAIFIGAAAGFMYLQPMQEQMNAIIIGAFIMVLTGLLDDMFELRALYKLAGQVAAALVVVSSGLVIENLTIPFAGTVYMGEFGILLTVLWIVAASNAINLIDGLDGLAAGVSAIGLASILAMAIIDYQIVVVYLSIILIGSCIGFLFHNFHPAKIFMGDTGALFLGYSIAIVAMLGLFKNVAFFSFIVPIIVIAVPVFDTTLAIIRRTMNHQGIATADKQHIHYQLMNMGYSHRGSVLIIYAFSVFFGGMAIIFNSATLLTSLVIFGVIIIGIQLIAEIAGVTVYNRQPLLDGFRRLIGIRNLDKMK; from the coding sequence ATGTGGAATATAAGTGAGTTGGTTATCGCTTTTATTATATCTTGTCTGGCAACGTTACTTGTTACTCCGCTCATTATTAAACTATCAAATAGATTAAAAGTGGTTGATAAACCAGATAATAATAGAAAGTCCCATAATGGGGAGAAGCCTAGTATGGGTGGAATAGCTATTTTCATAGGTGCTGCTGCCGGGTTTATGTATTTGCAGCCGATGCAAGAGCAGATGAATGCGATTATTATAGGGGCATTCATAATGGTTCTTACGGGTCTGCTGGATGATATGTTTGAACTAAGGGCATTGTACAAGCTTGCTGGACAAGTTGCTGCTGCGCTTGTTGTTGTGTCATCAGGTCTGGTTATTGAAAATTTGACGATTCCATTTGCGGGTACGGTTTATATGGGGGAATTTGGAATTCTTCTTACGGTACTGTGGATTGTGGCTGCTTCGAATGCGATTAATTTGATTGATGGTCTGGATGGATTAGCTGCTGGTGTTTCCGCAATTGGGCTGGCTAGTATTCTTGCAATGGCAATTATAGATTATCAGATTGTCGTTGTTTATCTATCCATTATTCTAATAGGAAGCTGTATTGGGTTTCTATTTCATAATTTCCATCCGGCGAAGATTTTCATGGGGGATACGGGTGCATTGTTCTTGGGTTATTCGATAGCCATTGTTGCCATGCTAGGATTGTTTAAAAACGTGGCCTTCTTTAGCTTCATTGTGCCGATTATCGTCATCGCGGTTCCTGTGTTTGATACGACACTGGCCATTATTCGCCGTACGATGAATCACCAAGGAATTGCTACAGCGGACAAGCAGCATATTCATTATCAGCTAATGAATATGGGGTACTCGCATCGAGGGTCTGTCTTGATCATCTATGCATTCAGTGTGTTCTTCGGCGGCATGGCGATCATCTTTAACAGTGCCACATTGCTGACGTCGCTCGTTATATTTGGTGTGATCATTATTGGAATCCAGTTAATCGCTGAGATTGCCGGTGTTACGGTTTATAATCGTCAACCATTGCTGGATGGTTTCCGTAGATTAATAGGAATTAGGAATTTGGATAAAATGAAGTAA
- a CDS encoding peptidoglycan-binding protein codes for MKVRNSIILLLLVFSLFHFSPHLAEATEDVPPGDIGVTEEDTGEQAEVELEGEEGVSQEEGERTSDHTTDDSVEAKKEETSENEVESNEQEEKSTSDLENSIGEDTTGESNDSDGKVDEETKVSEEQANEVRSVNTNAEKSLYQDGDSGKHIVELKEDLTALGFANWSSPSQYYGSVTVGVVENFQDYYDLPVTGIADTATRDKIADVLSPPYQSGDRGDPVIKLKEDLVELGFAGWSNPSQYYGNVTAGVIEDFQRAYGLTVDGIAGANTLATIEEALIQDPRYQDGDSGEHIVELKEDLTALGFANWSSPSQYYGSVTVGVVENFQDYYDLPVTGIADTATRDKIADVLSPPYQSGDRGDPVIKLKEDLVELGFAGWSNPSQYYGNVTAGVIEDFQRAYGLTVDGIAGANTLATIEEALTQDPRYQDGDSGEHIVELKEDLTALGFANWSSPSQYYGSVTVGVVEDFQDYYDLPVTGIADTATRDKIADVLSPPYQSGDRGDPVIKLKEDLVELGFAGWSNPSQYYGNVTAGVIEDFQRAYGLTVDGIAGANTLATIEEALTQDPHYQDGDSGEHIVELKEDLTALGFANWSSPSQYYGSVTVGVVEDFQDYYDLPVTGIADTATRDKIADVLSPPYQSGDRGDPVIKLKEDLVELGFAGWSNPSQYYGNVTAGVIEDFQRAYGLTVDGIAGANTLATIEEALTQDPHYQDGDSGEHIVELKEDLTALGFANWSSPSQYYGSVTVGVVENFQDYYDLPVTGIADTATRDKIAEILSPPYQSGDRGDPIVKLKEDLTTLGFANWSDPSQYYGSVTVSVVEDFQKAYGLEVNGIVDEITFVTLLEAVGSEEINTTQYDLTLEEALAIQMGANPQTDNEYDTYVSKTYIDDNNKVTANTLNVRGGPGTNYWEVGQLSEGTEVTILNEVGGWYQIEYTENHQWVNASSNDVLYQLDPTNFLSNERERFQFLDLARNSNATATELDIYLNGKGILENQGQAFIDAGSIHGVSDVYLVSHARLETGNGGSALANGVEVGKNPSGDLVLVTSNNKDNLTDIETTYNMFGIGAVDGNAHQGGAFRAYEEGWFSPDEAIVGGAQFIGDSYIKAGQNTLYSMRWNPAAMAANGTASHQYATDIGWASKQIFSMYNLYQDLGISNLYLDVPQYK; via the coding sequence GTGAAGGTAAGAAATTCTATTATTCTACTCTTATTAGTATTTTCTCTATTCCACTTTAGTCCACATTTAGCAGAAGCAACCGAAGATGTTCCACCAGGCGATATAGGAGTCACAGAAGAAGATACCGGTGAACAAGCAGAAGTGGAATTGGAAGGCGAAGAAGGGGTAAGTCAAGAAGAAGGTGAGAGAACATCTGATCACACAACAGATGACTCAGTTGAAGCTAAAAAAGAAGAAACATCGGAAAATGAAGTAGAGAGTAATGAACAAGAAGAAAAATCAACATCAGACTTAGAAAATAGTATAGGTGAAGATACTACTGGAGAGTCCAATGATTCTGATGGTAAGGTAGATGAAGAGACTAAAGTTTCGGAAGAGCAAGCTAACGAAGTAAGAAGCGTGAATACTAACGCCGAAAAATCACTCTATCAAGATGGCGATAGTGGTAAGCACATCGTAGAATTAAAAGAAGATTTAACAGCCCTAGGTTTTGCGAATTGGTCAAGTCCAAGTCAATACTATGGAAGTGTGACAGTAGGCGTAGTAGAGAATTTCCAAGACTATTACGACTTGCCAGTAACGGGTATTGCGGATACTGCAACCCGGGATAAAATTGCAGACGTTCTGTCACCACCGTATCAAAGTGGAGATAGAGGTGACCCAGTCATAAAACTGAAGGAAGACTTGGTAGAGTTAGGCTTTGCAGGCTGGTCTAATCCGAGTCAATACTATGGGAATGTAACAGCAGGCGTCATAGAGGATTTCCAGAGAGCTTACGGTTTGACAGTCGACGGTATAGCTGGTGCTAACACATTAGCGACAATAGAGGAAGCTCTAATCCAGGATCCGCGTTATCAAGATGGCGATAGTGGTGAGCACATCGTAGAATTAAAAGAAGATTTAACAGCCCTAGGTTTTGCGAATTGGTCAAGTCCAAGTCAATACTATGGAAGTGTGACAGTAGGCGTAGTAGAGAATTTCCAAGACTATTACGACTTGCCAGTAACGGGTATTGCGGATACTGCAACCCGGGATAAAATTGCAGACGTTCTGTCACCACCGTATCAAAGTGGAGATAGAGGTGACCCAGTCATAAAACTGAAGGAAGACTTGGTAGAGTTAGGCTTTGCAGGCTGGTCTAATCCGAGTCAATACTATGGGAATGTAACAGCAGGCGTCATAGAGGATTTCCAGAGAGCTTACGGTTTGACAGTCGACGGTATAGCTGGTGCTAACACATTAGCGACAATAGAGGAAGCTCTAACCCAGGATCCGCGTTATCAAGATGGCGATAGTGGTGAGCACATCGTAGAATTAAAAGAAGATTTAACAGCCCTAGGCTTTGCGAATTGGTCAAGTCCAAGTCAATACTATGGAAGTGTGACAGTAGGCGTAGTAGAGGATTTCCAAGACTATTACGACTTGCCAGTAACGGGTATTGCGGATACTGCAACCCGGGATAAAATTGCAGACGTTCTGTCACCACCGTATCAAAGTGGAGATAGAGGTGACCCAGTCATAAAACTGAAGGAAGACTTGGTAGAGTTAGGCTTTGCAGGCTGGTCTAATCCGAGTCAATACTATGGGAATGTAACAGCAGGCGTCATAGAGGATTTCCAGAGAGCTTACGGTTTGACAGTCGACGGTATAGCTGGTGCTAACACATTAGCGACAATAGAGGAAGCTCTAACCCAGGATCCGCATTATCAAGATGGCGATAGTGGTGAGCACATCGTAGAATTAAAAGAAGATTTAACAGCCCTAGGCTTTGCGAATTGGTCAAGTCCAAGTCAATACTATGGAAGTGTGACAGTAGGCGTAGTAGAGGATTTCCAAGACTATTACGACTTGCCAGTAACGGGTATTGCGGATACTGCAACCCGGGATAAAATTGCAGACGTTCTGTCACCACCGTATCAAAGTGGAGATAGAGGTGACCCAGTCATAAAACTGAAGGAAGACTTGGTAGAGTTAGGCTTTGCAGGCTGGTCTAATCCGAGTCAATACTATGGGAATGTAACAGCAGGCGTCATAGAGGATTTCCAGAGAGCTTACGGTTTGACAGTCGACGGTATAGCTGGTGCTAACACATTAGCGACAATAGAGGAAGCTCTAACCCAGGATCCGCATTATCAAGATGGCGATAGTGGTGAGCACATCGTAGAATTAAAAGAAGATTTAACAGCCCTAGGCTTTGCGAATTGGTCAAGTCCAAGTCAATACTATGGAAGTGTGACAGTAGGCGTAGTAGAGAATTTCCAAGACTATTACGACTTGCCAGTAACGGGTATTGCGGATACTGCGACTCGGGATAAAATCGCAGAAATCTTATCACCACCATATCAAAGTGGAGATAGAGGTGACCCAATCGTAAAACTGAAAGAAGATTTAACTACTTTAGGCTTTGCGAATTGGTCAGATCCAAGTCAGTACTATGGCAGTGTGACAGTAAGCGTTGTAGAGGATTTCCAGAAAGCTTACGGACTTGAAGTAAATGGTATCGTAGACGAAATAACATTCGTTACTCTTCTAGAAGCAGTAGGGTCTGAAGAAATTAATACCACACAATATGATTTAACTCTAGAAGAAGCATTAGCAATACAAATGGGAGCAAATCCTCAAACAGATAACGAATACGATACATATGTTTCCAAAACATATATTGACGATAACAATAAGGTTACTGCTAATACCTTAAATGTAAGAGGTGGTCCTGGTACAAATTATTGGGAAGTTGGTCAACTTAGTGAAGGAACCGAAGTTACTATATTAAACGAAGTCGGTGGTTGGTATCAAATTGAATATACAGAGAACCATCAATGGGTAAATGCTAGTTCGAATGATGTCTTGTATCAATTAGATCCAACTAACTTCTTGAGTAATGAGAGGGAAAGATTTCAATTCCTGGATCTTGCTAGAAATAGTAATGCTACTGCAACAGAGTTAGATATTTATTTAAATGGTAAAGGAATCCTTGAGAATCAAGGACAAGCCTTTATTGATGCTGGTAGTATCCATGGCGTTAGTGATGTGTATCTTGTATCCCATGCCCGTTTAGAAACAGGGAATGGGGGTTCAGCTTTAGCTAACGGAGTTGAAGTTGGAAAAAACCCATCTGGTGACTTAGTCTTAGTCACATCAAATAACAAAGATAATTTGACAGACATAGAGACAACGTACAATATGTTTGGTATAGGAGCAGTAGATGGTAATGCCCATCAAGGTGGTGCATTTCGTGCGTATGAAGAAGGCTGGTTTAGTCCAGATGAAGCCATCGTTGGCGGGGCGCAGTTTATAGGTGATAGCTATATTAAAGCTGGTCAAAATACGTTGTATAGTATGCGTTGGAACCCAGCAGCCATGGCAGCGAATGGGACAGCTTCACACCAATATGCAACAGATATCGGGTGGGCATCAAAACAAATATTTTCCATGTATAATCTATATCAAGATTTAGGAATATCTAATTTGTATTTAGATGTACCACAATATAAGTAA
- a CDS encoding peptidoglycan-binding protein → MKVRNSMILFLLVFSLFHFSPHVAIATEGVPPGDVEATEENTGEQGEVELEGEGTSDQTTGESGEAKKEEIPDNEVESTEQEEKPKSESENSTDEDTTGEHNDSDSGVDEETEDSEGQANEARILKNNINAGTPLYQDGDSGQHLLDLKEDLTTLGFANWSSPSQHYGSVTAGVVEDFQDYYDLPVTGIADTATQDKIADVLSPPYQSGDRGDPVVKLKEDLVELGFASWSNPSQYYGNVTADVVEDFQGAYSLTVDGIAGANTLAKIEEVLTQDPRYQDGDSGEHIVELKEDLTALGFANWSSPSQNYGSITADVVEDLQDYYNLPITGIADSTTRDKIADVLSPPYQSGDRGAPVVKLKEDLVELGFASWSTPSQYYGSITANVVEDFQEAYDLTVDGIADANTLTTIEEALSQDPRYQDGDSGEHIVELKEDLTALGFANWSSPSQYYGSITADVVEDLQDYYNLPITGIADSTTRDKIADVLSPPYQSGDRGDPVVKLKEDLVELGFASWSNPSQYYGNVTADVVEDFQGAYSLTVDGIAGANTLAKIEEVLTQDPRYQDGDSGEHIVELKEDLTALGFANWSSPSQNYGSITADVVEDLQDYYNLPITGIADSTTRDKIADVLSPPYQSGDRGAPVVKLKEDLVELGFASWSTPSQYYGSITANVVEDFQEAYDLTVDGIADANTLTTIEEALSQDPRYQDGDSGEHIVELKEDLTALGFANWSSPSQYYGSVTAGVVEDFQDYYNLSVTGIADSATLDKIAEALPPYQNGDKGDSVVKLKEDLTVLGFANWSNPTQFYGSVTAGVVEDFQASYGLPVTGIADQTTLNTIEDNIVKIFLDPGHGGRDSGGIGYGLLEKNVVLDIALEAANVLENQYLGVDVKLSRETDTFIELEDRAEMANGWGADYFVSIHNNAFNGSASGFESYIYNGGVSSNTSEKQNQMHQYLINELGVTDRGTKEANFSVLRNTHMSAILLEYLFIDNTVENTLLKQDNYRDWLGEITADAIAHSFDLGKR, encoded by the coding sequence GTGAAGGTAAGAAATTCTATGATTCTATTCTTATTAGTATTTTCCTTATTCCACTTTAGTCCACACGTAGCAATAGCAACCGAGGGTGTACCACCAGGCGATGTAGAAGCCACAGAAGAAAATACCGGTGAACAAGGAGAAGTGGAATTAGAAGGTGAAGGAACATCTGATCAGACAACAGGTGAATCAGGTGAAGCTAAAAAAGAAGAAATACCGGATAATGAAGTAGAAAGTACTGAACAGGAAGAAAAACCAAAATCAGAATCAGAAAATAGTACAGATGAAGATACTACTGGAGAGCACAATGATTCTGATAGTGGGGTAGATGAAGAGACTGAGGATTCGGAAGGGCAAGCTAACGAAGCAAGAATCCTGAAAAACAATATTAACGCCGGAACACCACTCTATCAAGATGGTGATAGTGGCCAACACTTATTAGATTTAAAAGAAGACTTAACTACACTAGGCTTTGCAAATTGGTCTAGTCCAAGCCAACACTATGGCAGTGTAACAGCAGGTGTTGTAGAGGATTTTCAAGACTATTACGACTTGCCTGTAACAGGTATTGCGGATACTGCAACCCAGGATAAAATTGCAGACGTTCTGTCACCACCGTATCAAAGTGGAGATAGAGGTGACCCAGTCGTAAAACTGAAAGAAGACTTGGTAGAACTAGGCTTTGCAAGTTGGTCTAATCCGAGTCAATACTATGGGAATGTAACAGCAGACGTCGTAGAGGATTTCCAAGGAGCTTACAGTTTGACAGTCGACGGTATAGCCGGGGCTAACACATTAGCGAAAATAGAGGAAGTACTAACCCAGGACCCGCGCTATCAGGATGGCGATAGTGGTGAGCATATCGTAGAGTTAAAAGAAGATTTAACTGCACTCGGCTTTGCAAATTGGTCTAGCCCAAGTCAAAACTATGGCAGTATAACAGCAGACGTTGTAGAGGATCTCCAAGATTATTACAACCTACCAATAACAGGTATTGCAGATTCTACAACTCGGGATAAAATTGCAGATGTTTTGTCACCACCGTACCAAAGTGGAGATAGAGGTGCCCCAGTTGTAAAACTGAAAGAAGATTTGGTAGAGTTAGGCTTTGCAAGCTGGTCTACCCCGAGTCAATACTATGGCAGCATAACAGCTAACGTGGTAGAGGACTTCCAGGAAGCTTATGATCTGACAGTCGACGGTATAGCCGATGCTAATACATTAACTACTATAGAGGAAGCATTATCCCAAGATCCGCGTTATCAAGATGGCGATAGTGGTGAGCATATCGTAGAGTTAAAAGAAGATTTAACTGCACTCGGCTTTGCGAATTGGTCTAGTCCGAGCCAATACTATGGCAGTATAACAGCAGACGTTGTAGAGGATCTCCAAGATTATTACAACCTACCAATAACAGGTATTGCAGATTCTACAACTCGGGATAAAATTGCAGACGTTCTGTCACCACCGTATCAAAGTGGAGATAGAGGTGACCCAGTCGTAAAACTGAAAGAAGACTTGGTAGAACTAGGCTTTGCAAGTTGGTCTAATCCGAGTCAATACTATGGGAATGTAACAGCAGACGTCGTAGAGGATTTCCAAGGAGCTTACAGTTTGACAGTCGACGGTATAGCCGGGGCTAACACATTAGCGAAAATAGAGGAAGTACTAACCCAGGACCCGCGCTATCAGGATGGCGATAGTGGTGAGCATATCGTAGAGTTAAAAGAAGATTTAACTGCACTCGGCTTTGCAAATTGGTCTAGCCCAAGTCAAAACTATGGCAGTATAACAGCAGACGTTGTAGAGGATCTCCAAGATTATTACAACCTACCAATAACAGGTATTGCAGATTCTACAACTCGGGATAAAATTGCAGATGTTTTGTCACCACCGTACCAAAGTGGAGATAGAGGTGCCCCAGTTGTAAAACTGAAAGAAGATTTGGTAGAGTTAGGCTTTGCAAGCTGGTCTACCCCGAGTCAATACTATGGCAGCATAACAGCTAACGTGGTAGAGGACTTCCAGGAAGCTTATGATCTGACAGTCGACGGTATAGCCGATGCTAATACATTAACTACTATAGAGGAAGCATTATCCCAAGATCCGCGTTATCAAGATGGCGATAGTGGTGAGCATATCGTAGAGTTAAAAGAAGATTTAACTGCACTCGGCTTTGCGAATTGGTCTAGTCCGAGCCAATACTATGGCAGCGTAACAGCAGGCGTAGTAGAGGATTTCCAAGACTATTACAATCTGTCAGTAACAGGTATTGCGGATTCTGCGACGCTAGATAAAATTGCGGAAGCTCTACCACCATATCAAAATGGGGATAAAGGTGATTCTGTCGTAAAATTGAAAGAAGATTTAACTGTATTAGGTTTTGCGAATTGGTCAAATCCAACTCAATTCTATGGAAGTGTGACAGCAGGCGTAGTAGAGGATTTTCAAGCTTCCTATGGTTTACCTGTGACGGGGATCGCTGATCAGACAACACTAAATACTATAGAAGATAACATAGTTAAAATCTTCCTAGATCCAGGCCATGGTGGCCGTGATTCAGGTGGCATAGGGTATGGATTACTAGAGAAAAATGTTGTCCTTGACATAGCATTAGAAGCCGCAAATGTATTAGAAAACCAATACTTAGGTGTAGATGTAAAACTTTCACGCGAAACAGATACATTTATAGAGCTGGAAGATAGAGCAGAAATGGCTAATGGCTGGGGCGCTGATTACTTCGTCAGTATCCATAATAATGCCTTTAATGGATCTGCAAGCGGTTTTGAAAGTTATATATATAATGGCGGTGTATCAAGTAATACAAGCGAAAAACAAAATCAAATGCATCAATATTTAATTAATGAATTAGGTGTAACTGATCGAGGAACGAAAGAAGCTAACTTCAGTGTATTACGAAACACTCATATGTCTGCTATTTTATTAGAGTATTTGTTTATAGATAATACTGTAGAAAATACTTTATTAAAGCAAGATAATTACCGTGATTGGCTTGGTGAAATTACAGCTGATGCAATAGCGCATTCCTTTGATTTAGGGAAAAGATAG